The Burkholderia lata genome contains a region encoding:
- a CDS encoding rhodanese-like domain-containing protein, giving the protein MTFFTDYTNLALIAILVVSGGLLAWPALRRGRGGLSAAEATQLINRRNAVVIDVRAASDFAAGHLPSARQVAAGEIGTKIAQVAKNKSTPVLLVCQNGQQSQKAAREVEAAGYAEVHVLEGGVAAWQQAGMPVVKQGVAK; this is encoded by the coding sequence GTGACGTTCTTTACCGATTACACCAACCTGGCCCTTATCGCGATCCTGGTGGTATCCGGCGGCCTGCTGGCCTGGCCCGCGCTGCGCCGCGGCCGTGGCGGCCTGTCCGCCGCAGAGGCGACGCAACTCATCAACCGCCGCAACGCGGTCGTGATCGACGTGCGCGCCGCGTCCGATTTCGCTGCCGGCCACCTGCCGTCGGCACGTCAGGTCGCGGCGGGCGAGATCGGCACGAAGATCGCGCAAGTCGCGAAGAACAAGAGCACCCCGGTGCTGCTCGTCTGCCAGAACGGCCAGCAGTCGCAGAAGGCGGCGCGCGAGGTCGAGGCGGCGGGTTACGCCGAGGTGCACGTGCTCGAGGGCGGCGTGGCCGCCTGGCAGCAGGCCGGGATGCCGGTCGTCAAACAAGGAGTGGCGAAGTGA
- a CDS encoding O-acetyl-ADP-ribose deacetylase has protein sequence MLQIHSTTLDAQVVDITTLDVDAIVNAANGSLLGGGGVDGAIHRAAGPGLLAECRTLGGCETGDAKLTRGHGLPARYVIHAVGPVWHGGGSGEADLLASCYRRAIELAEEVAATSIAFPAISCGIYRYPAEEAVEIAVGTVAEMLPQAPNLARVVFACFSPDIYDLYRAWLART, from the coding sequence ATGCTGCAGATCCATTCCACCACGCTCGATGCGCAGGTCGTCGACATCACGACGCTCGATGTCGATGCGATCGTCAACGCCGCGAACGGCTCGCTGCTCGGCGGGGGCGGCGTCGACGGCGCGATCCATCGCGCGGCCGGCCCCGGCCTGCTTGCCGAATGCCGCACGCTCGGCGGCTGCGAGACAGGCGACGCCAAGCTCACGCGCGGCCACGGGCTGCCGGCGCGCTACGTGATCCATGCGGTCGGGCCGGTGTGGCACGGCGGCGGGAGCGGCGAGGCCGACCTGCTCGCGTCGTGCTACCGGCGCGCGATCGAGCTGGCCGAAGAGGTCGCGGCGACATCGATCGCGTTCCCGGCGATCAGTTGCGGCATCTATCGCTATCCGGCTGAAGAGGCCGTGGAGATCGCGGTGGGCACCGTCGCCGAAATGCTGCCGCAGGCGCCGAACCTCGCACGCGTGGTGTTCGCGTGCTTTTCTCCCGACATCTACGACCTGTATCGCGCATGGCTCGCGCGGACGTGA
- a CDS encoding S41 family peptidase, with amino-acid sequence MRMKLKNIGLIAAGLATGVFATLQVSASAEQTATAPLPLDQLRLFAEVFGQIKREYVEPVDDKKLLTAAIKGMVSSLDPHSSFLDKTDYDELQEQTKGRFAGLGIEISQEDGLVKVISPIEDTPAFRAGIRPGDLITRINDKPVRGMTLDKAVKQMRGEPGTKVTLTIFRKSDDRTFPVTVTRAIIKVQSVKMKILDPGYAYVRITSFQERTTPDLAQKLQDIARQQPNLKGLVLDLRNNGGGLLQSAVGVAGAFLPPDSVVVSTNGQIADSKQVYRDTYDNYRLPSFDGDPLKNLPPVFKTVPMIVLTNAYSASASEIVAGALQDSKRAQIMGKTTFGKGSVQTVRPMTADTALRLTTAYYYTPSGRSIQNKGITPDVPVDQYADGDPDDVLVTREVDYSNHLANTQDPNEKKEQEDREQRRMDQLRILEEQNDKKTPEQRQKDRDRKPIEFGSADDFMMQQALNKLEGKPVQESKSLLAESTTKSPAGKATASKASGASAKPAAAPKPASAPQ; translated from the coding sequence ATGCGAATGAAATTGAAGAACATCGGCCTGATTGCCGCGGGCCTCGCCACGGGCGTGTTCGCCACGCTGCAGGTTTCCGCATCGGCCGAGCAGACCGCCACGGCGCCGCTTCCCCTCGACCAGCTCCGCCTGTTCGCGGAAGTCTTCGGACAGATCAAGCGCGAGTACGTCGAACCGGTCGACGACAAGAAGCTGCTGACGGCTGCGATCAAGGGCATGGTGTCGAGCCTCGACCCGCACTCGTCGTTCCTCGACAAGACCGACTATGACGAGCTGCAGGAGCAGACGAAGGGCCGCTTCGCGGGTCTCGGCATCGAGATCTCGCAGGAAGACGGCCTCGTCAAGGTGATCTCGCCGATCGAGGATACCCCCGCGTTCCGCGCCGGCATCCGTCCGGGCGACCTGATCACGCGCATCAACGACAAGCCGGTGCGCGGCATGACGCTCGACAAGGCCGTGAAGCAGATGCGCGGCGAGCCGGGCACCAAGGTCACGCTGACGATCTTCCGCAAGAGCGACGACCGCACGTTCCCGGTCACCGTCACGCGCGCGATCATCAAGGTCCAGAGCGTGAAGATGAAGATCCTCGATCCGGGCTACGCGTATGTCCGCATCACGAGCTTCCAGGAGCGCACGACGCCCGATCTCGCCCAGAAGCTGCAGGACATCGCACGCCAGCAGCCGAACCTGAAGGGCCTCGTCCTCGACCTGCGCAACAACGGCGGCGGCCTGCTGCAGAGCGCGGTCGGCGTGGCCGGCGCATTCCTGCCGCCCGACTCCGTCGTCGTGTCGACCAACGGCCAGATCGCCGATTCGAAGCAGGTCTACCGCGATACGTATGACAACTATCGCCTGCCGTCCTTCGACGGCGATCCGCTGAAGAACCTGCCGCCGGTCTTCAAGACCGTGCCGATGATCGTGCTGACGAACGCCTATTCGGCGTCCGCGTCGGAAATCGTCGCCGGTGCGCTGCAGGATTCGAAGCGCGCGCAGATCATGGGCAAGACGACGTTCGGCAAGGGTTCGGTGCAGACGGTCCGCCCGATGACGGCCGACACCGCGCTGCGCCTGACCACCGCGTACTACTACACGCCGAGCGGCCGTTCGATCCAGAACAAGGGCATCACGCCGGACGTGCCGGTCGATCAGTACGCGGACGGCGATCCGGACGACGTGCTCGTGACGCGCGAGGTCGACTACTCGAACCACCTGGCGAACACGCAGGATCCGAACGAGAAGAAGGAACAGGAAGACCGCGAGCAGCGCCGCATGGATCAGCTGCGCATTCTCGAAGAGCAGAACGACAAGAAGACGCCGGAGCAGCGCCAGAAGGATCGCGATCGCAAGCCGATCGAGTTCGGCAGCGCCGACGACTTCATGATGCAGCAGGCGCTCAACAAGCTCGAAGGCAAGCCGGTCCAGGAATCGAAGTCGCTGCTCGCCGAGAGCACGACGAAGAGCCCGGCCGGCAAGGCCACGGCCTCGAAGGCATCGGGCGCAAGCGCGAAGCCGGCAGCCGCACCGAAGCCCGCGTCAGCGCCGCAGTAA
- the secB gene encoding protein-export chaperone SecB — protein MSDVENQPFFNIQRVYLKDMSLEQPNSPAIFLEQDMPSVEVEVDVKADRLAESVFEVVVSGTVTAKVKDKVAFLIEAKQAGIFDIRNIPDEQLDPLVGIACPTILFPYLRSNIADAITRAGFPPIHLAEINFQALYEQRLAQLQQQAGAAAGAPNGTTLN, from the coding sequence ATGTCCGACGTCGAAAACCAACCGTTCTTCAACATCCAGCGCGTCTACCTGAAGGATATGTCGCTCGAGCAGCCGAATTCGCCGGCGATCTTCCTCGAGCAGGACATGCCGTCGGTTGAAGTCGAAGTCGACGTCAAGGCCGACCGCCTCGCGGAAAGCGTGTTCGAAGTCGTCGTGTCGGGCACCGTCACCGCGAAGGTGAAGGACAAGGTCGCGTTCCTGATCGAAGCGAAGCAGGCCGGCATTTTCGACATCCGCAACATTCCGGACGAACAACTCGACCCGCTCGTCGGCATCGCTTGCCCGACGATCCTGTTCCCGTACCTGCGTTCGAACATCGCCGACGCGATCACGCGCGCGGGCTTCCCGCCGATCCACCTGGCGGAAATCAACTTCCAGGCGCTGTACGAACAGCGCCTCGCGCAGCTTCAGCAGCAGGCCGGTGCCGCAGCAGGCGCACCGAACGGCACGACGCTGAACTGA
- a CDS encoding PTS sugar transporter subunit IIA → MAGILIIAHAPLATALRDCIAHIYGGVPARIGCIDVTADSDPTQVMAFAHAELARLKEENGVVVLTDMYGATPANIAGQLAKIDNVRVLAGVNLPMLVRAVCYRTVPLDKLVDKALSGGAKGVHEVSAGTPPPPTETGCGQCAPIPPEPQPRTESH, encoded by the coding sequence ATGGCCGGGATCCTGATCATCGCGCACGCTCCGCTCGCCACCGCGCTGCGGGACTGCATCGCGCACATCTATGGCGGCGTGCCCGCCCGCATCGGCTGTATCGACGTGACGGCGGACAGCGATCCGACCCAGGTGATGGCGTTCGCGCACGCGGAACTCGCGCGGCTCAAGGAAGAGAACGGCGTGGTCGTGCTGACCGACATGTACGGCGCGACGCCCGCGAACATCGCGGGCCAGCTGGCCAAGATCGACAACGTGCGCGTGCTCGCGGGCGTGAACCTGCCGATGCTCGTGCGGGCCGTTTGCTACCGCACCGTGCCGCTCGACAAGCTGGTCGACAAGGCGCTGTCCGGCGGCGCGAAGGGCGTCCACGAGGTGTCGGCCGGTACGCCGCCGCCGCCGACGGAAACCGGCTGCGGCCAGTGCGCGCCGATTCCGCCCGAACCGCAGCCGCGCACCGAATCGCACTGA
- the gpmA gene encoding 2,3-diphosphoglycerate-dependent phosphoglycerate mutase: MYKLVLIRHGESTWNKENRFTGWVDVDLTEQGRNEAYQAGELLKEAGYTFDIAYTSVLKRAIRTLWHVQDKMDLMYLPVVHSWRLNERHYGALSGLNKAETAAKFGDDQVLVWRRSYDTPPPALEATDERAPFNDPRYAKVPREQLPLTECLKDTVARVLPLWNESIAPAVRAGKQVLIAAHGNSLRALIKYLDGISDSDIVGLNIPNGVPLVYELDENLKPIKHYYLGDQDAIAQAQAAVAKQGKAG; the protein is encoded by the coding sequence ATGTACAAACTCGTTCTCATCCGCCACGGCGAATCGACGTGGAACAAGGAAAACCGCTTCACCGGCTGGGTCGACGTCGACCTGACCGAACAGGGTCGCAACGAGGCCTACCAGGCCGGCGAATTGCTCAAGGAGGCCGGCTACACGTTCGACATCGCGTACACGTCGGTGCTCAAGCGCGCGATCCGCACGCTGTGGCACGTGCAGGACAAGATGGACCTGATGTACCTGCCGGTCGTCCACTCGTGGCGCCTGAACGAGCGCCACTACGGCGCGCTGTCGGGCCTGAACAAGGCGGAAACGGCCGCGAAGTTCGGCGACGACCAGGTGCTCGTGTGGCGCCGCAGCTACGACACGCCGCCGCCCGCGCTCGAGGCGACCGACGAACGCGCGCCGTTCAACGACCCGCGCTACGCGAAGGTGCCGCGCGAGCAACTGCCGCTCACCGAGTGCCTGAAGGACACGGTCGCGCGCGTGCTGCCGCTGTGGAACGAGTCGATCGCCCCGGCGGTCCGCGCCGGCAAGCAGGTGCTGATCGCCGCGCACGGCAACTCGCTGCGCGCGTTGATCAAGTACCTCGACGGCATCTCGGACAGCGACATCGTCGGCCTGAACATCCCGAACGGCGTGCCGCTCGTGTATGAGCTCGACGAAAACCTGAAGCCGATCAAGCACTATTACCTCGGCGACCAGGACGCGATCGCGCAGGCGCAAGCCGCCGTCGCGAAGCAGGGCAAGGCGGGCTGA
- a CDS encoding NAD(P)H-dependent glycerol-3-phosphate dehydrogenase yields MKVAVLGAGAWGTALAGHLAARHDTLLWARDAALIAGLQARHENSRYLDGIALPDALRYDADLGAALAHGAADDALCVIAAPVAGLRTLCHAMRDAGCVPAHVVWVCKGFEADTHLLPHQVIAAELPEQHSNGVLSGPSFAREVGQSLPVALTVASTSAECRERTLAAFHHGAMRIYTGDDVVGVEVGGAVKNVLAIATGIADGLGLGLNARAALITRGLAEMSRLGVALGGRAETFTGLTGLGDLILTATGDLSRNRTVGLQLAAGRTLNDILGALGHVAEGVRCAQAVLAIARAQSIEMPITEAVCGVLFDGIAPRDAVSGLLRRDARAE; encoded by the coding sequence ATGAAAGTAGCCGTTCTCGGCGCCGGTGCCTGGGGCACCGCGCTCGCGGGCCATCTGGCCGCGCGGCACGATACGCTTCTGTGGGCGCGCGACGCCGCGCTCATCGCCGGGCTGCAAGCCCGGCACGAAAATTCCCGCTATCTGGACGGCATCGCGCTGCCTGACGCATTGCGCTACGACGCCGATCTCGGCGCCGCGCTCGCGCATGGCGCCGCGGACGACGCACTGTGCGTGATCGCCGCGCCCGTGGCCGGGCTGCGCACGCTGTGCCACGCGATGCGCGACGCAGGCTGCGTGCCCGCGCACGTCGTCTGGGTCTGCAAGGGCTTCGAGGCCGACACGCATCTGCTGCCGCATCAGGTGATCGCGGCCGAGCTGCCCGAACAGCACAGCAACGGCGTGCTGTCGGGGCCGAGCTTCGCCCGCGAGGTCGGGCAGTCGCTGCCCGTCGCGCTGACGGTGGCGAGCACGTCCGCCGAATGCCGCGAGCGCACGCTCGCCGCGTTCCATCACGGCGCGATGCGGATCTATACGGGCGACGACGTGGTCGGCGTCGAGGTCGGCGGCGCGGTGAAGAACGTGCTCGCGATCGCGACCGGCATCGCCGACGGCCTCGGTCTCGGGCTGAACGCACGCGCCGCGCTGATTACGCGCGGCCTCGCCGAAATGTCGCGCCTCGGCGTCGCGCTCGGCGGCCGTGCGGAAACCTTCACGGGCCTCACGGGCCTGGGCGACCTGATCCTCACCGCCACGGGCGACCTGTCGCGCAACCGCACGGTCGGCCTGCAACTGGCGGCCGGCCGCACGCTGAACGACATCCTCGGCGCGCTCGGCCACGTGGCCGAAGGCGTGCGCTGCGCGCAGGCCGTGCTGGCCATCGCGCGCGCGCAGTCGATCGAAATGCCGATCACCGAAGCCGTGTGCGGCGTGCTGTTCGACGGCATCGCGCCGCGCGACGCCGTCAGCGGCCTGCTGCGGCGCGACGCGCGCGCCGAGTAG
- a CDS encoding HPr family phosphocarrier protein — MLQQETTIVNKLGLHARASAKLTQLAGNFQSEVWMTRNGRKINAKSIMGVMMLAAGIGSTVTIETEGSDEQEAMDALLKLIADKFGEGQ; from the coding sequence ATGCTTCAACAAGAAACCACCATCGTCAATAAATTGGGGCTCCATGCGCGCGCATCGGCCAAGCTTACGCAACTGGCCGGCAACTTCCAGTCGGAAGTCTGGATGACGCGCAACGGGCGCAAGATCAATGCAAAGAGCATCATGGGCGTGATGATGCTGGCGGCGGGCATCGGCAGCACCGTGACGATCGAGACCGAAGGGTCCGACGAGCAGGAAGCGATGGACGCGCTGCTGAAGCTGATCGCCGACAAGTTCGGCGAAGGCCAGTGA
- the grxC gene encoding glutaredoxin 3 translates to MNKVLMYSTQVCPYCIQAERLLKLRGVEQIEKVLIDRDPARRDEMMTRTGRRTVPQIYIGDTHVGGYDDLSKLDREGGLVPLLQAA, encoded by the coding sequence GTGAACAAGGTTTTGATGTACAGCACGCAGGTGTGTCCGTATTGCATCCAGGCCGAGCGCCTGCTGAAGCTGCGCGGTGTCGAGCAGATCGAGAAGGTGCTGATCGACCGCGATCCGGCCCGCCGCGACGAAATGATGACGCGCACGGGGCGCCGCACGGTGCCGCAGATCTATATCGGCGACACGCACGTCGGCGGTTACGACGATCTGTCGAAGCTCGACCGCGAAGGCGGGCTCGTACCGCTTCTGCAAGCGGCCTGA
- a CDS encoding HesA/MoeB/ThiF family protein yields the protein MNDDQLLRYSRHILVDEIGIEAQQRFLDAHAIVVGAGGLGSPAAMYLAASGVGTITLVDADTVDLTNLQRQILHVTASVGRHKVESGRDALAQLNPDVKVNAVAERVDDAWLDAHVPHATVVLDCTDNFATRHAINRACVAHGVPLVSGAALRFDGQISTFDFRDPAAPCYACVFPEDQPFEEVACATMGVFAPTVGIIGAMQAAEALRVIGEIGKTLNGRLMMLDSLRMEWTTMKIARQADCPVCGGRH from the coding sequence ATGAACGACGATCAACTCCTTCGCTACTCCCGTCACATCCTCGTCGACGAAATCGGCATCGAGGCGCAGCAGCGCTTTCTCGATGCGCATGCGATCGTGGTCGGCGCGGGGGGCCTCGGCTCACCCGCCGCGATGTACCTCGCGGCATCAGGCGTCGGCACGATCACGCTCGTCGACGCCGATACGGTCGACCTCACGAACCTGCAGCGGCAGATCCTGCACGTGACGGCATCGGTCGGCCGCCACAAGGTCGAATCGGGGCGCGACGCGCTCGCCCAGCTGAACCCCGACGTGAAGGTGAACGCGGTCGCGGAGCGCGTCGACGACGCGTGGCTCGACGCGCACGTGCCGCATGCGACCGTCGTGCTCGACTGCACCGACAACTTCGCGACGCGGCATGCGATCAACCGCGCGTGCGTCGCGCACGGCGTGCCGCTCGTGTCGGGCGCCGCGCTGCGTTTCGACGGCCAGATCAGCACGTTCGATTTCCGCGACCCGGCCGCGCCCTGCTATGCGTGCGTGTTTCCGGAAGACCAGCCGTTCGAGGAAGTCGCGTGCGCGACGATGGGCGTGTTCGCGCCGACGGTCGGGATCATCGGCGCAATGCAGGCCGCCGAGGCGCTGCGCGTGATCGGCGAAATCGGCAAGACGCTCAACGGCCGGCTGATGATGCTCGATTCACTGCGGATGGAATGGACGACGATGAAAATCGCGCGCCAGGCCGACTGCCCCGTGTGCGGGGGCCGGCACTGA
- a CDS encoding ComF family protein: protein MIRSSARRTMRVALSQVRALGARVAAVALPNRCALCGNMSHAVVCGACDAAYWNEARLRCDVCALPLGIGQPRSPRGARAGRVAAYRCDACRAAPPPFDATLALADYRAPLDGLARGLKFHRQLALGTEFAARLARLIDDTPGAGGFDLVAPVPLSHRRLVARGYNQAWAIARPLARRLGVRADAALLARVAETAPQSRLDRHARRDNVMAAFAVAGGVAGRHVALVDDVMTSGATLAAAAHALKAAGAARVTNLVALRTARD from the coding sequence ATGATCCGCAGTTCCGCCCGACGCACGATGCGCGTCGCTTTGTCGCAGGTTCGCGCGCTGGGAGCGCGCGTCGCCGCGGTCGCGCTGCCGAATCGCTGCGCACTGTGCGGCAATATGTCACACGCCGTGGTGTGCGGCGCTTGCGATGCCGCGTACTGGAATGAAGCACGGCTGCGCTGCGACGTCTGCGCGCTGCCGCTGGGTATCGGGCAACCGCGCTCGCCCCGCGGCGCTCGCGCCGGCCGAGTTGCCGCGTACCGGTGCGACGCGTGCCGTGCAGCGCCGCCGCCGTTCGACGCGACGCTCGCGCTGGCGGATTACCGCGCGCCGCTCGACGGGCTCGCGCGCGGCCTGAAGTTTCACCGGCAACTCGCGCTCGGCACCGAATTCGCGGCACGGCTCGCCCGGTTGATCGACGATACGCCCGGCGCCGGCGGCTTCGACCTGGTGGCGCCGGTGCCGCTGTCGCACCGGCGGCTCGTCGCGCGCGGCTACAACCAGGCGTGGGCAATCGCCCGCCCGCTCGCGCGGCGGCTCGGCGTGCGCGCGGACGCGGCGCTGCTCGCGCGGGTCGCCGAGACCGCGCCGCAGTCGCGGCTCGACCGGCACGCGCGGCGCGACAACGTGATGGCGGCATTCGCGGTGGCGGGTGGCGTCGCCGGCCGCCACGTCGCGCTCGTCGACGACGTGATGACGTCCGGCGCGACGCTCGCGGCCGCCGCACACGCGCTGAAGGCGGCGGGCGCCGCGCGCGTGACGAATCTGGTTGCGCTGCGCACCGCCAGGGATTAA
- the ptsP gene encoding phosphoenolpyruvate--protein phosphotransferase encodes MSFTLHGIPVSRGIAIGRAYLIAPAALDVAHYLVEANQIDAEVERFRTALEVVHHELEALRADLTDDTPSEVGAFIDVHAMILSDEMLVQETIDLIRTRRYNVEWALTEQLELLTRHFDDIEDEYLRERKADIEQVVERVLKALAGAPSASQALDRAARNGTNEMIVVAHDIAPADMMQFKSQSFQAFVTDLGGRTSHTAIVARSLGIPAAVGVQHASALIRQDDLIIVDGDQGIVIVDPAPIVLEEYSYRQSEKLLEQRKLQRLKFSPTQTLCGTKIELYANIELPDDAKAAVDAGAVGVGLFRSEFLFMHQKEMPEEEEQFAAYKRAVEWMKGMPVTIRTIDVGADKPLEALDEGYETAPNPALGLRAIRWSLSEPQMFLTQLRAILRASAFGQVKILIPMLAHAQEIDQTLDLIREAKRQLDDAGLAYDPNVRLGAMIEIPAAAIALPLFLKRFDFLSIGTNDLIQYTLAIDRADNAVAHLYDPLHPAVLHLIAYTLREAKRAGVSVSVCGEMAGDPALTRLLLGMGLTEFSMHPSQLLVVKQEILRAHLKALEKPTADVLAAFEPEEVQAALQRLSVAEPRADAAA; translated from the coding sequence GTGTCCTTCACGCTGCATGGCATTCCCGTCTCACGTGGTATCGCGATCGGGCGAGCGTATCTGATCGCGCCGGCGGCGCTCGACGTCGCCCATTACCTGGTCGAGGCAAACCAGATCGATGCGGAGGTCGAGCGCTTCCGCACGGCGCTCGAGGTCGTGCATCACGAACTCGAAGCGCTGCGCGCCGACCTGACCGACGACACCCCGAGCGAAGTCGGTGCATTCATCGACGTCCACGCGATGATCCTGAGCGACGAGATGCTCGTGCAGGAAACCATCGACCTGATCCGCACGCGTCGCTACAACGTCGAATGGGCGCTGACCGAGCAGCTCGAGCTGCTCACGCGCCACTTCGACGACATCGAGGACGAATACCTGCGCGAGCGCAAGGCCGACATCGAGCAGGTGGTCGAGCGCGTGCTGAAGGCGCTCGCCGGTGCACCGTCGGCGTCGCAGGCACTGGACCGCGCGGCCAGGAACGGCACGAACGAGATGATCGTCGTCGCGCACGACATCGCGCCGGCCGACATGATGCAGTTCAAGTCGCAGTCGTTCCAGGCGTTCGTCACCGATCTCGGCGGGCGCACGTCGCATACGGCGATCGTCGCGCGCAGCCTCGGCATTCCGGCCGCGGTCGGCGTGCAGCACGCGAGCGCGCTGATCCGCCAGGACGACCTGATCATCGTCGACGGCGACCAGGGCATCGTGATCGTCGATCCGGCGCCGATCGTCCTCGAGGAATATTCGTACCGGCAGTCCGAGAAGCTGCTGGAGCAACGCAAGCTGCAGCGTTTGAAGTTCTCGCCGACGCAAACGTTGTGCGGCACCAAGATCGAGCTGTACGCGAATATCGAGCTGCCCGACGACGCGAAGGCGGCTGTCGACGCCGGCGCGGTCGGCGTCGGGCTGTTCCGTTCCGAGTTCCTGTTCATGCATCAGAAGGAGATGCCGGAAGAGGAGGAGCAGTTCGCCGCGTACAAGCGGGCTGTCGAGTGGATGAAGGGCATGCCGGTGACGATCCGCACGATCGACGTCGGCGCGGACAAGCCGCTCGAGGCACTCGACGAAGGCTACGAGACGGCGCCGAACCCGGCGCTCGGCCTGCGCGCGATCCGCTGGAGCCTGTCCGAGCCGCAGATGTTCCTCACGCAGTTGCGCGCGATCCTGCGCGCGTCCGCGTTCGGCCAGGTGAAGATCCTGATCCCGATGCTCGCGCACGCGCAGGAGATCGACCAGACGCTCGACCTGATCCGCGAGGCGAAGCGCCAGCTCGACGACGCGGGGCTCGCGTACGACCCGAACGTGCGCCTCGGCGCGATGATCGAGATTCCGGCCGCGGCGATCGCGCTGCCGCTGTTCCTGAAGCGGTTCGATTTCCTGTCGATCGGCACGAACGACCTGATCCAGTACACGCTCGCGATCGATCGCGCGGACAACGCGGTCGCGCACCTGTACGACCCGCTGCACCCGGCGGTGCTGCACCTGATCGCCTATACGCTGCGCGAAGCGAAGCGCGCGGGCGTGTCCGTGTCGGTGTGCGGGGAGATGGCCGGCGATCCGGCGCTCACGCGCCTGTTGCTCGGGATGGGGCTCACCGAGTTCTCGATGCACCCGAGCCAGCTGCTCGTCGTGAAGCAGGAGATCCTGCGTGCGCACCTGAAGGCGCTCGAAAAGCCGACGGCCGACGTGCTCGCCGCGTTCGAGCCGGAGGAAGTGCAGGCCGCGTTGCAGCGCCTGTCGGTTGCGGAGCCGCGCGCGGACGCGGCTGCTTGA
- the trmL gene encoding tRNA (uridine(34)/cytosine(34)/5-carboxymethylaminomethyluridine(34)-2'-O)-methyltransferase TrmL, whose product MFNVVLVAPEIPPNTGNVIRLCANTGARLHLIEPLGFPLDDARMRRAGLDYHEYAQMRVHRDWDAFVAAETPDPARMFAFTTRGSGRFHDHAFLPGDWFVFGSETRGLPAELLERFPNEQRVRLPMRPDNRSLNLSNTVAVVVFEAWRQAGFEGGA is encoded by the coding sequence ATGTTCAACGTCGTCCTCGTCGCCCCCGAAATTCCGCCGAACACCGGCAACGTGATCCGCCTGTGCGCCAACACGGGCGCGCGCCTGCACCTGATCGAACCGCTCGGCTTCCCGCTCGACGACGCGCGGATGCGCCGCGCGGGCCTCGACTATCACGAGTATGCGCAGATGCGCGTGCACCGCGACTGGGACGCGTTCGTCGCGGCAGAAACGCCTGACCCCGCGCGGATGTTCGCGTTCACGACGCGCGGTTCGGGCCGCTTCCACGATCATGCGTTCCTGCCCGGCGACTGGTTCGTGTTCGGCTCGGAAACGCGCGGCCTGCCCGCCGAGCTGCTCGAGCGCTTCCCGAACGAACAGCGCGTGCGCCTGCCGATGCGGCCGGACAACCGCAGCCTGAACCTGTCGAACACGGTCGCGGTGGTCGTGTTCGAAGCGTGGCGCCAGGCCGGCTTCGAAGGCGGCGCATGA